One Ostrinia nubilalis chromosome 6, ilOstNubi1.1, whole genome shotgun sequence genomic region harbors:
- the LOC135072628 gene encoding hemicentin-1-like: MKWVFYVVVFVYMFYRAVYGAKVKEINSLSVDPVEYEKYGNYFLPGSVKTIACKYSNKNQQVEWIDPSGKPISQVKTNRIFAQKHLSQMLHGDRIPSLLLAFTDAWVEDSGEYECRSGDLSETISICVIDPLTFVDTPAEVSVDEGRSYTLTCEARGQPEPRLVWTWNGEEIADDNNSTKYKVMTKFNNQGFQGMLTVMSVEASDAGVYACEAIQEHEDMEDCSVSKTWNITMNVNYAPVFVDGNETVLFAKINDSVEFECEASGYPVPTYRWFYELQEQTLLNYPPEKVILSDDDTKSKVTITANALTYGVKYVCEAKNNFGEMSKTFSVLKLEKPRKPSEINVYNATANQVELTVVWPVELAFPINIMEVQYLNADGLKSTRVKESDWKSSKPIKYVVEEIDNDGVAKVKIDELEPETEYLIRLRGVNGLGSAPWSAPVLASTTAEEEETTEEGSGDEDDEPKSAKDAVEEARTDTMFYGIFFAGGIFVIAFACMVFMRLV; this comes from the exons ATGAAGTGGGTATTCTACGTAGTCGTCTTTGTTTACATGTTCTACAGAGCAG TTTATGGCGCTAAAGTCAAGGAAATAAATAGTCTATCAGTTGATCCCgtagagtatgaaaaatatggGAATTACTTTCTGCCCGGTTCGGTCAAAACGATAGCTTGTAAATATTCGAATAAAAATCAACAG GTGGAATGGATAGATCCTTCAGGCAAGCCTATATCTCAGGTAAAAACGAACAGGATTTTTGCGCAAAAGCATCTCTCCCAGATGCTTCATGGAGACAGGATACCGTCCCTGCTCCTGGCTTTCACAGACGCCTGGGTGGAGGACAGCGGCGAATACGAGTGCCGGTCTGGAGACTTGTCTGAGACGATATCTATTTGTGTCATTg ACCCCCTAACATTCGTGGATACTCCAGCTGAAGTCAGTGTGGACGAGGGTCGATCTTACACGCTGACGTGCGAGGCGAGGGGACAGCCTGAGCCCAGGCTCGTTTGGACATGGAATGGAGAGGAAATCGCAG ACGATAACAACTCTACGAAGTACAAAGTGATGACGAAGTTCAACAATCAGGGCTTCCAAGGGATGCTGACCGTGATGTCGGTAGAGGCGTCAGACGCCGGCGTGTACGCATGCGAGGCCATCCAGGAACACGAGGATATGGAGGACTGCAGCGTCTCCAAGACCTGGAACATCACTATGAATGTCAATT ATGCTCCTGTATTCGTGGATGGCAATGAAACGGTGTTATTCGCTAAAATAAACGACAG TGTCGAATTCGAGTGTGAAGCAAGCGGTTACCCCGTGCCTACATACAGATGGTTTTATGAGCTTCAAGAGCAAACATTATTGAACTACCCTCCAGAAAAGGTCATATTATCGGACGATGACACAAAAAGCAAAGTGACCATAACTGCGAATGCACTGACTTATGGGGTCAAATACGTGTGCGAGGCGAAAAATAATTTTGGTGAAATgtcaaaaactttttctgttcTGAAGTTAGAGAAGCCTAGAAAACCTAGTGAG ataaacgTCTACAATGCTACTGCGAATCAAGTGGAATTAACCGTAGTTTGGCCTGTGGAACTCGCCTTTCCAATAAACA TAATGGAAGTCCAGTATTTGAACGCTGACGGACTTAAGTCTACGAGGGTAAAAGAAAGCGACTGGAAATCATCGAAACCAATCAAGTACGTGGTTGAAGAAATTGACAACGATGGAG TTGCCAAGGTCAAGATTGACGAGCTAGAGCCTGAAACTGAGTACCTGATTCGTCTTCGGGGTGTGAATGGACTTGGCTCTGCTCCATGGTCAGCCCCAGTTCTAGCCTCAACCACTGCTGAAGAAGAAGAAACCACAGAAGAAGGTTCAGGAGATGAAGACGATGAGCCTAAGTCAGCGAAAGATGCAGTAGAGGAAGCGCGAACGGATACCATGTTTTATGGAATATTTTTTGCTGGTGGAATATTTGTCATAGCATTTGCTTGTATGGTATTCATGAGATTAGTTTAA
- the LOC135072629 gene encoding hemicentin-1-like, with amino-acid sequence MAWAVTTLILAAAFSAAFADEVEDSQPLLYVLARPSVFNVGDRRAIFCKGINIEDEINWYSPSGEVVKERNNLSSRTYVERKVEGKEVKVPLIFHELKISDSGKWTCKAGNYNETVEFIVGSKVKIVNRTENKIGEEGKSIKMDCEAKGHPMPVVQWYRNQNPINADSKNNKYIIRKKGDLYTMEIKDLSYEDIGDYVCKVTQKALSHYIDKTITLSVKHGPILRTYETVETYAILNETKNITCSAFAFPPPEYEWIRTRDNFDSPIPEDDIVFTDKDGTYSVLSLRVRSEEDLGQYKCKVSNNKGSKTVVFDVSLGNKPPPPDSVTLLSANGSALVFNVSCSQCNFQKEEEGVSPPPSNLTVIAFEFQLTPAVEDYLPDWDAAFEIFTLDITDDRSYVVGPLPNSTTFHARVRSLNIAGYSDWTDISPSPSTTAHAIRLLSSAALLVFTVVALWF; translated from the exons CGGCGTTCGCAGACGAGGTTGAAGATTCGCAGCCGCTCCTGTATGTACTGGCCAGGCCCTCGGTGTTCAATGTGGGCGATAGGAGAGCTATCTTCTGCAAAGGAATAAATATTGAGGAT GAGATAAACTGGTACTCTCCCTCCGGGGAGGTAGTCAAGGAGCGAAACAATCTGAGCTCCAGGACATACGTGGAGCGGAAGGTGGAGGGAAAAGAAGTCAAGGTGCCGCTGATCTTCCACGAGCTGAAGATATCTGACAGCGGCAAGTGGACGTGCAAAGCGGGAAACTACAATGAGACCGTTGAATTCATTGTTGGAT CCAAAGTGAAAATTGTAAATAGGACCGAGAATAAGATCGGCGAAGAAGGGAAATCCATAAAAATGGACTGCGAAGCTAAGGGACACCCTATGCCAGTGGTGCAGTGGTACAGGAATCAAAATCCCATTAATG cTGACAGTAAAAACAACAAGTACATCATCAGGAAGAAGGGTGACTTGTACACGATGGAGATAAAGGATCTCTCGTACGAAGACATCGGCGACTACGTGTGCAAAGTGACACAGAAAGCTCTCTCACACTACATAGACAAAACCATCACCTTGTCTGTTAAAC atggtCCAATTCTCCGTACCTACGAGACAGTTGAAACGTATGCCATTTTAAATGAAAC CAAGAACATAACCTGCAGTGCATTCGCCTTCCCTCCTCCCGAATACGAGTGGATTCGCACAAGGGACAACTTTGATTCCCCCATTCCTGAAGATGATATT GTATTCACTGACAAAGATGGCACGTACTCGGTGCTTAGTCTTCGAGTGCGCAGCGAGGAAGATCTCGGCCAGTACAAGTGTAAGGTCAGCAACAACAAGGGCAGCAAGACAGTCGTATTCGACGTGTCGCTCGGAAACAAGCCTCCTCCACCAGATTCG GTCACTCTGCTGAGTGCCAATGGAAGTGCTTTGGTCTTCAACGTGAGCTGCTCACAGTGCAACTTTCAGAAGGAGGAAGAAGGTGTTTCGCCTCCTCCCTCTAACCTTACGGTTATTG CCTTCGAATTCCAGCTGACTCCCGCGGTAGAGGACTATCTACCTGACTGGGACGCAGCGTTTGAAATCTTCACGTTAGATATTACAGATG ATAGGTCATACGTCGTCGGCCCCCTGCCCAACTCGACCACGTTCCACGCCCGTGTGAGGTCCCTGAACATCGCCGGCTACTCCGACTGGACTGATATCTCTCCAAGCCCCAGCACCACCGCACACGCCATCCGACTGCTTTCTTCAGCCGCACTTCTTGTGTTCACAGTCGTCGCTCTATGGTTCTAA